GGTCGGTTGCGCGCGGCGGGGATCACCACCGCGTTCATCACCGGATTCAGCGCTCCGACCCAGGACCGGATCGTACGGGCCCTCGGGTGGCAGGACCTGGCCGATCACGTGCTGGCGCCCGGCGACGGGGTGCGGGGCCGCCCGTACCCGGATCTGGTGCTGGCCGCGGCGTTGCGCGCTCAGGTCGACGACGTCGCGCATGTCGCAGTCGTCGGCGACACCAGCAGTGACATCCTGACCGGCCGGCGTGCCGGCGCGGGTGTCGTCGCCGGAGTTCTCACCGGCGCCCACGACGTCGACGCTCTGCAGGCCGCAGGTGCGACGCATGTTCTCGACTCGGTGGCCGACGTCGCGGCCCTGCTCCTCCAGTTCTGATCTCCCATCATCGATCTCGCCCAGAAAGGCATCCCAGTCATGAAGGTTCGCGCTCGTCGCACTCTCGCCACCGTCGCTGCCGCGTCGTCCCTGGCTCTCGTCGCCGCCGGCTGCTCCGGGTCGGACTCCGGTTCGACCACCGCACAGGGGTTTCCGGAGACCATCACCTTGGCCGCCATCCCGGCCGAGAACTCCACGGATCTCAAGGCCAGCTACGACCCGGTGATCAAGGTGCTGGAGAAGGAGACCGGATCGAAGGTCGAGTTCGTCCAGGCCTCCGACTATGCCGGCGTGGTCGAGGGCATCATCGCCGACAACGTCGACCTGGCGTTCTTCGGTCCGTTCGCCTACGTCGTCGCCGGGCTCAACGGGGCGAAGATGACTCCGTTGGGCGCGGTCATCAAGGACAAGGGTGAGCAGCCCGGCTACAAGTCCTACGGGCTGACTCGTGCCGACAACGCGTCGGTCAACAACCTCGCCGACTTCGCAGGCAAGAAGGTGTGCTTCGTCGACCCGAGTTCCACGTCCGGATTCCTGTACCCCACTGCTGGTTTGATCGAGAGCGGTGTCATCGAGTCCGGCAGTGAGGCGGACGTGTCGGCCGGGGTCACCCCGATCTACGCCGGTGGACACGATGCCTCGGCGCTGGCGATCGCCTCCGGCGACTGCGACGCCGGCTTCGCGTTCGACACCATGGTCGACAAGACGATGATCGAGAAAGGTGAGCTGAAGCCGGGACAGCTGAAGACGGTGTGGAAGTCGGAGACCATCGCCGGTTCGGTGTTCGCCGCCAACGACTCACTCGGGCCCGACGCGATCGCCAAGCTCGAGAAGGTCTTCAGCGAGCAGGTCAATGCGGACTCGATGAAGGCCGCCGGCTACTGCGACGGCGACTGCCGCATCACCGACGAGCGTGCATGGGGTGTGGTAGCGGCCTCCGACAAGGACTACGACGGGGTGCGCCACGTGTGTGACGTGACCAAGTCCGAGAAGTGCCAGGGCTGAGGCATGTCATCGCCACTGCACGCTCCGACGGTCGCGGGTGACGACCGGGTCGTCCATGCCCGGGAGGTGACCAAGAAGTTCGGCGGTGTCACCGCGCTGGACTCCGTCTCCCTCGACGTCCACCGCAGCGAACTCCTCGTCCTGCTCGGCCTGTCCGGTTCCGGCAAATCGACGTTCCTTCGATGCCTCAACGGGCTGCATCCGCCGACCTCGGGCAGCATCGAAGTGCGCGGCACCCGAGTCGATCTCGCCGGCGGCCGCGATATCCGGGCGCTGCGGCGCGACGTCGGATTCATCTTCCAGCACTTCAATCTCGTGGGTCGGCTCAGTTGCCTCGAGAACGTCCTGATCGGCGGTCTCGGACGACTGAGCGTGCCCCGGTACGGCGCGCTGACGTATCCCCGGTCGATGCGGGCCGAAGCACTGGCCCATCTGGATCGCGTGGGGCTGGCGGACTTCGCGGCGCGGCGGGCAGACACCCTCTCCGGGGGTCAGCAGCAACGGGTGGGCATCGCCCGGACGCTGATGCAACGCCCGAAGCTGCTGCTGGCCGATGAACCGGTCGCCTCGCTCGATCCGGAGAACGCCGGCGTCGTCATGGATCTGCTGTTCCAGGTGTGCGTCGAAGAGAAGCTGACCGTGGTGTGCACACTGCACCAGATCGACCTGGCCATGGGGTGGGCGCACCGCATCGTGGGGCTGCGCGGGGGCCGGAAGGTGCTCGACCGGCCCGCCGTCGGCTTGTCTCGCGACGAGGTGATGGGCATCTACCAGCGCGTGGATCCACTCTCCCTGCCTGCATCCACACCGGCACGGGGACCATTGTGAACACCACGCTGACCACGCGGCCGACCGATCCCGGCCCGCCGACCACCACCCCGGCGGGAGGACGCTCGGCGCGGGTGTTGATGCCCGCGTTGGCGATCGGCGGACTTGTCGCGACCCTGGTCGCGGCCTGGTGGATCGATTTCGCCCCGGGAACGTTGATCAGCGGATTCGAGAACATCGTCGCTCTGGTCGAACGAATGTTGCCGCCACGCGTGGACGACCCCGGCCGTATCGGCGTGCTCGCCTGGGAGACGTTGCTGATGGCTGTCCTGGGGACGGTCCTCGCGGCGGTCGCGTCGGTTCCGCTGGCGTTCTTGGCTGCCCGCAACACGACTCCGCATCCCGTCGTCCACACCGTCGCCCGCGGCGTCATCACCTTCTGCCGGGCGATGCCGGACCTGCTGTTCGCGGTCTTGTTCGTCCGCGCGTTGGGTATCGGTGTCCTGCCCGGTGTGCTGGCCTTGGCGCTGCATTCCATCGGTATGCTCGGCAAGCTGTTCGCCGACGCCATCGAGCAGACCGACCCGGGTCCGCGGGAAGCGGTCCGCAGCACCGGCGCGGGATACCTCCGGGAGATGATCAATGCTGTCCTGCCGCAATGTGTCCCGGCATGGATCGCCGCGTTCATCTACCGGATCGACATCAACTTGCGGATGTCGGTGGTGCTCGGATTCGTCGGCGCCGGTGGCATCGGCTTCGCGCTGCAGGACGCGTTGCGCGGATTGATCTATCCGCGGGCGCTGGGCATCGTGCTGGTCATCCTGGTCATCATCGCGGCAATGGAGTTGGTGGCCATCGCGATCCGTCGCGTGCTGCTCGCACCGTCGACCGCCGACCCGCGTCGCGACCGGATCGCGCGCACGGTGTTCTCTACCGCGGTCGTCGTCACCACCATCCTCGCCCTGATGGTGCTCGGGATCACCCCGTGGTCGCTGGTCACGTGGATCGGACCGTCGATCGAGGTGTTCGGCCGGATGATCCCGCCCGACTTCGGTGCACTCGGCGACACGTTGGTCACCGCAGCGGCCCAGACCGTCGCGATCGGCATCGTGTCCACGGCGATAGGTGCGGTGCTGTCGATACCGGTCGGCATTCTCGCCGCACGCAACGTCACCCCACACCCGTCGGTCTACTGGCTCGCTCGCGCCTGGATTCTCCTGGTGCGGGCGGTTCCGGAACTGATTCTGGCGGTGGTCTTCGTCGCCGCACTCGGGCTGGGGCCGGTCGCCGGAACCTGTGCGCTGGCCATCGGATCGATCGGCTTCATGGCGAAACTGGTCGCCGACGGCGTCGAGGAGATCGACCCGGGACCGATGGAAGCCGCCCGCGCCGTCGGATGTGGTTGGTGGAAGACGCTGTTCGCCACCGTGATCCCGCAGGCGATGCCGTCACTCATCGGGTCCGGGCTCTATCTGTTGGACGTCAACATCCGTACCTCCACCGTGCTGGGCATCGTCGGGGCCGGGGGCGTCGGATTCCTGTTGTTCGAGTCGATCAGAACCCTGAACTTCGACGTTGCCGGCGCGATCGTCATCGTCATCTTCGTCATCGTCTACTCCATCGAAAGGTTGTCCGGGTGGATTCGTTCGCGCCTCGTCTGACCCGTGCCGCCGTCTGGCGCGGCGACCGTGTCGATCTTGTCGACATGGTGATGCCGCGACCGGTCAGAGATGAAGTGGTGGTGCGGATTCGCCTGGCCACCGTGTGCGGCAGCGACCTGCACACGGTGACGGGACGTCGGCAGTCGCCGTGTCCGTCGATCCTTGGTCACGAGTCGGTCGGCGATGTGGTCGCGACCGGCCCCGAGGCGTCGGTGGCCGTGGGGGAGAGGGTGATCTGGTCGGTCACCGTCGTCTGTGGGCAGTGTGCCCGCTGCCGACAAGGCTTTACGGCGAAATGTGAGCGGGTACGCAAGGTCGGGCACGAACCGTTCGACGGGGACTGGCCGCTGTCCGGCGGATATGCCGAGCACATCCTGCTGCCCAGCGGAACGACGATCGTGACGGTGCCCGATCGGATGCCGGACGCCGTCGCCGCGCCGGCAGCGTGCTCGACGGCCACCGTCATGGCCGCCCTCGAACAGGCCGGCGAGCTCCGTGACCGCCGGGTGCTGGTCGTTGGTGCCGGGATGCTGGGCGTGACCGCAGTCGCCGCCGCCACCGAGCGCGGCGCGCACGTCCTGATCGCCGAGCGAGACAGTGAAAGACGCTCATCAGCAGAGAGTTTCGGTGCTTCCGCGGATGACGGAGAGCCGGTGGACGCCGCGATCGACTTCACCGGGTCGGCCCAGGCCGTCCGCGCCGGGTATCACCGCCTCGACGTCGGCGGTGTCCTCGTCCTGGCGGGATCGGTGGCGCCCGGCCCGACCCTGGCCATCGATCCCGAGCAGGTCGTCCGCCGATGGTTGACGATCCGCGGCATCCACAACTACGAACCGCGACATCTGCAGCAGGCGGTCGACTTTCTCGACGCCACACGTCACCGGTACCCCTGGGCGGACCTGGTCACCGAACCGGTTGCGCTGGCCGACATCGCCACCGCGTTGCGACCACCGCCGGTGGGCAGGCTCCGCGTGGCGGTCGCCGGACAGACCGCCGATCAGCTCGGCGGGTGAGTCGAGACCGCTACTGCCCCGTCGGCAAACCGAACGCCGCGAGAACTGTCTTGCTCCACAACTGCTGTCCTTGCGGATTCGGCGCGCTGCCGGGGGCCACACCGTTCTGGCCGCAGCTGCAGCGTCTGGCCGCACTTCCACCCCCAAGCCGGAACACGAAGCTGCGGCCAGAATGGTGGTCCGCGGGTAACGAGCGGGTAGCGTCGACCGATGAGTAGGTGGGCAGTGTCGAGGTAGCAAAAGGTGACGATGTGAACGCGCAACCGAAGTCGGGGATCTCGCGCAGCAGTTGGACGGCTCTCGGAGCCGCAGTGGTCGTGGCGACCGGTCTCATCACGGTCGCCTCCTTCTCGGGCACCGGTGCGGCTGACTCCGACGTCACCCAGGCAGCCGCGACGTCGACGACGTCGGCGCCCACCACCGGCACGTCCACCTCGACGTCGGCACCCGGGCCGACGCTGAATCCCGTGGTCGTCG
This sequence is a window from Gordonia insulae. Protein-coding genes within it:
- the phnE gene encoding phosphonate ABC transporter, permease protein PhnE; amino-acid sequence: MPALAIGGLVATLVAAWWIDFAPGTLISGFENIVALVERMLPPRVDDPGRIGVLAWETLLMAVLGTVLAAVASVPLAFLAARNTTPHPVVHTVARGVITFCRAMPDLLFAVLFVRALGIGVLPGVLALALHSIGMLGKLFADAIEQTDPGPREAVRSTGAGYLREMINAVLPQCVPAWIAAFIYRIDINLRMSVVLGFVGAGGIGFALQDALRGLIYPRALGIVLVILVIIAAMELVAIAIRRVLLAPSTADPRRDRIARTVFSTAVVVTTILALMVLGITPWSLVTWIGPSIEVFGRMIPPDFGALGDTLVTAAAQTVAIGIVSTAIGAVLSIPVGILAARNVTPHPSVYWLARAWILLVRAVPELILAVVFVAALGLGPVAGTCALAIGSIGFMAKLVADGVEEIDPGPMEAARAVGCGWWKTLFATVIPQAMPSLIGSGLYLLDVNIRTSTVLGIVGAGGVGFLLFESIRTLNFDVAGAIVIVIFVIVYSIERLSGWIRSRLV
- a CDS encoding phosphate/phosphite/phosphonate ABC transporter substrate-binding protein — translated: MKVRARRTLATVAAASSLALVAAGCSGSDSGSTTAQGFPETITLAAIPAENSTDLKASYDPVIKVLEKETGSKVEFVQASDYAGVVEGIIADNVDLAFFGPFAYVVAGLNGAKMTPLGAVIKDKGEQPGYKSYGLTRADNASVNNLADFAGKKVCFVDPSSTSGFLYPTAGLIESGVIESGSEADVSAGVTPIYAGGHDASALAIASGDCDAGFAFDTMVDKTMIEKGELKPGQLKTVWKSETIAGSVFAANDSLGPDAIAKLEKVFSEQVNADSMKAAGYCDGDCRITDERAWGVVAASDKDYDGVRHVCDVTKSEKCQG
- a CDS encoding zinc-binding dehydrogenase produces the protein MDSFAPRLTRAAVWRGDRVDLVDMVMPRPVRDEVVVRIRLATVCGSDLHTVTGRRQSPCPSILGHESVGDVVATGPEASVAVGERVIWSVTVVCGQCARCRQGFTAKCERVRKVGHEPFDGDWPLSGGYAEHILLPSGTTIVTVPDRMPDAVAAPAACSTATVMAALEQAGELRDRRVLVVGAGMLGVTAVAAATERGAHVLIAERDSERRSSAESFGASADDGEPVDAAIDFTGSAQAVRAGYHRLDVGGVLVLAGSVAPGPTLAIDPEQVVRRWLTIRGIHNYEPRHLQQAVDFLDATRHRYPWADLVTEPVALADIATALRPPPVGRLRVAVAGQTADQLGG
- a CDS encoding phosphonatase-like hydrolase, producing MESTTATEADVRRLGSFNVSAVEQISLAVFDMAGTTVTDDGLVVHAFEAAATAAGMPVDGPERLHGRQFVLDTMGQSKIEVFRALLGSEDRAQTANAAFEDTYNKAIDGGVTAVPGAAEAIGRLRAAGITTAFITGFSAPTQDRIVRALGWQDLADHVLAPGDGVRGRPYPDLVLAAALRAQVDDVAHVAVVGDTSSDILTGRRAGAGVVAGVLTGAHDVDALQAAGATHVLDSVADVAALLLQF
- the phnC gene encoding phosphonate ABC transporter ATP-binding protein, with translation MSSPLHAPTVAGDDRVVHAREVTKKFGGVTALDSVSLDVHRSELLVLLGLSGSGKSTFLRCLNGLHPPTSGSIEVRGTRVDLAGGRDIRALRRDVGFIFQHFNLVGRLSCLENVLIGGLGRLSVPRYGALTYPRSMRAEALAHLDRVGLADFAARRADTLSGGQQQRVGIARTLMQRPKLLLADEPVASLDPENAGVVMDLLFQVCVEEKLTVVCTLHQIDLAMGWAHRIVGLRGGRKVLDRPAVGLSRDEVMGIYQRVDPLSLPASTPARGPL